ATCATCGGTGGACACTGGAGGTGAGCTGCGCACCGCGAGTTCGAGGTTCCAACTGAGTGGGCGAGAACCTTGGTGGCGACTTCATCGATGGCAGTGCCCAGACCTATGCCGGTTTCGGGGATAACCGGATCTGCGAACTGCTCGGAGAGTGCTTCGGGTGACTGCCCCGAGTACGGGTTCTCGGCGATGGCGAGGCTATCCACAACGGCGTCGGTCGCTCGTTGTATGGCCTCACGATAGGCGGCAGTGCCCGCTTCAGAGTTAAGGAATAACTCATCTGCGCTCATACGGTCACCCCCGCCGGTTCTGCTTCAACGTCGGCAGCGGCGGCGACAGCCTCCTTGAAGATGGTCGCGATCTCGTCGATCTGTGTCTTCGACACGACGAGTGGTGGGAGGAACCGGGCCGTCGCACTTTCGCGGCCGCCGAGTTCGATGATAAGCCCGCGGTCGAAACACTCAGCCTGGACTGCCGCCGCAAAATCACTGTCCGGAGCGTGAGGGCCTGCGCCTTGCCAGTCGGCATCCGGATCGACGAACTCGACGCCCAGCATCAGCCCGCGACCCCGGACGTCTCCGACTGCACTGAATCGCTCGGCCATCGTCTCGAGGTGGTCTCGCAAACGTGCGCCCATGTCGGCGGCGTGATCGTCGAGGTCATTCTCGAGCACGTAATCGATAGTGGCTTCCCCGGCTGCCATCGCAAGCTGGTTCCCGCGGAACGTTCCGGCGTGTGCTCCAGGCTCCCAAACATCGAGCTCTTCGTCGTAGACGACGACGGCGAGCGGGAGACCGCCACCGATGGCCTTCGAGAGTGTGATCACGTCGGGCATTATTCCGGCATGCTCGAAGGCGTAGATCTCGCCTGTCCGTCCCAGACCCGCCTGAATCTCATCCAAAATGAGAGGAATGTCTCGTTCACGCGTAATTCGACGGATCTCTCGGAGCCACGCATCGGGCGCAGGAATCGCACCGCCTTCACCCTGGACGGGCTCGAGAATCATCCCGGCGGGGTCGGTGATTCCACCTTCGCCGTCATCGAGGAGGTTTTCGACATAGTCGCTCCCGATTCGATGTCCGTCCTTGCCGCCGACGCCGAACGGGCATCGATAGTCGTACGGGAAGGGGAGATGATGGACCTCGTTCATCAGCCCCGAAATGGGTTCTTTGGCACCAGTGTCACCCATCAGCGAGAGAGCTCCGCTCGTCATCCCGTGATAGGCACCCTGGAACCCGAGGATACTCCGGTTTCCTGTGGCCGTTTTGACAAGCTTTAGCGCAGCTTCGACGGCGTCCGTTCCGGCCGGGCTACAGAACTGGACCTTCGCTCGCTCGCTGAACTCGTCGGGCAGGCTCTCGAACAGCGAGTCGACGAACCGTTCTTTCGCGGGCGTAGAGATGTCGAGCGTGTGGAGCGGTCGCCCGGTCTCGAGCGTGCGCTCCATCGCTTCGACGACCCGCGGGTGATTGTGACCAAGCGCGAGTGTCCCTGCCCCGGCGAGACAATCGTAATACTCGTTCCCATCCATGTCCGTCACGGTGATGCCCTGCGCTTCACGGATGGCCAAGGAGAGATGCCGAGGGTACGTCCGCGCGTTCGATTCTCGTCCAGCCTGCTGGGAGAGGATGGCGCTATTCCCCTGTTCGAGGTAGGTCACCGTACGCCACCTCCGCACCAAGTCGAAGCTACTGCACGAGGAGTCTGTGCTCTTGTATTTGGTTTTCCCATATGAGTTTTAGGCTGGCCTAAATAATATAAAGCCGTCGATTTAGGTCAGCCTAAATCACACCTCCTATTTTCTCGACTTAAGTATTGATGATACAGTAACCATCAGAATTTTTCACTCAAAGACTGTTGTTGACTGTAGTGGATCATCTCGACGAGATCTCTGTCGAGGAATTGTAAGATGCTATCAACAATGTAGAGGGAAAGAAACCGATACAACGGCTCTTGGCCGTAATAGCGTACAAAAACGGTCTCACGCAGACTGGACTAGCCGAGTGGTACGACGTTCAGCGACGGATGATCTATAGCTGGCTCAAGCGACTCGACACGGACGAGTCGCTTAAGCAGGCCGTTACTGATGCTCACCGGTCTGGAAGAAAACCAAAGCTCTCAGAAGATGAGCAGAGATAATTCAAAGAAGCTGTCCACGAATCACCTGAGGAAGTTGGTCTTGACGCGACGGCGTGGACACCACCCTCGACCAACTCACGGTTGCTAAAATGAGTAACTATTTCTAAATTCGCTATACACCCACGCATCGGACAAGTTGCTGTCTCGAGTGAACCCTATTCCGAATCATCGGGGGCAGTATCTCGGAGGAGCATCGTCTTCACGCGACCGACTCTATCGAAATCACGGAGCCGATACACGAGCTCTCGGACCCGCGCCGCATCGCCGTGACAGAAGACTGTCTCTAAACACCAGTCATCCTGGTGAGTATGGCTCATTGTCTCGATGACATCCTGAAACTGATGCTGGGCGGAATGAAGATCGTGAATCACCTCGTGATGCTGATAATCGAAAGCCAGAACGGCGACAACCTCACCAGAAACCTCTTCGAGTTGTGAGTGCCCTTCGATATATTCCTGCATCGCTTCGCGAACCGCCCGCGAGCGAGAGTCCAGTCCTTCGGCCTGCCATGTCTCGTCGAACTCGTCGAGAATGTCCTCAGACACGTTCAAGCTCGTTCGCATACTCGCCAGTTGGTTCCCTACTGTCTTGAGCCTTCGATTATTACGAAATTACCGTTTTGGTCTTAACAAGCGCTATACAGCGCAACAATAGAAGCATAAGTGAATGATCCACGGAGAAGCGTTTCCACTATTAGCCGGCGCAATAGCGCTTGGATTCGTGCACGGCGTCGAGCCCGGACACGGGTGGCCGATTGCTGCGAGTTATGCGCTCGATCAGTCCAACAAGTGGCTTTACGGATTCGCTGCCAGCTCTCTCATTGGAATCGGACACCTTATCAGTAGTCTGGCGATGGTCGGCGTGTTCTTCTACACAAAATCCTACTTCCAGTTGACCCAAGTGAACGAGCCGATCTCGATCCTCGGGGGCATCACCATCGGCGGCCCGGTGAGTATCGTTGCAGGTGTGTTACTCATCGGTCTCGGAGTTCGAGAGTATACACACGACCACTCCCACGATCACGACCACCCCCACGAAGAGCACACGGGAGGCCAGTCCGCTCATCACGACCATCCCACATCACATATGCAAGAACACACCTCAGATGGGCTTCTTGAACGAGTAAAAACTCGGCTTGGAGGAATCAGTGGACATTCCCACGAGCATGGAACTGGGCCAGCTACTGACGCCGACCGCGGACTGCTCGGAATCGCCTGGTTCGCATTCGTACTCGGATTCGCCCACGAGGAGGAGTTCGAAATCATTGGCCTCTGTGCCGGTTCGACGTACTGCCTGGAACTGATGACCGCGTATGCGCTGACAGTCATCGTGGGTATCGTCGGGTTGACGATGCTCCTCATCGCTGGCTATCAAGAGTACGAGGAAACGGTCGAAAAGTACACACCGTACCTTCCGCTGTTCTCAGCGACCGTCCTCGTCATCATGGGGTTCGGATTTATTTCCGGTACCTTCTGAACCGGGACGAACCGTCTTAGCGCCCCCAATTTCTGCTAAAAGGTGCCGTAGATTGCTCTTATCACGGTGTCGCTTAAGGGATGCATCACATGGAGAATATCCGACTCGACATCAAGTAACTCCGAGTCTTCGTCCCGTTCGGACAAGAATAGGAGTACCGACTGGTTGGCACAGCCCGGAGTCTACCTTCACGACTTGTCCTGTGGATTCCAACCGCAGGAACAAGTGGTAGACTGCAAACCGAAATACCCCAACTGCGGTCGGGATTCCTCCGACAGAAGTCGGAGGAGGATGTCAATAAGCGGGATGCTCTATCTCTGAATCCAGACAGACTTGGTGACTATTATTCAGGACAGAGGGTGATATCAAAAAATCAAAGTAGCGTTCACTATAGCTACTGAGAGAATTCAGTTAATGATTTTAGCTGATGAAATAGTTAAAATATTGAATTATATAATAAGACAGACAATATGAAGCATATCTTAAAAGATAAAATAAAACAAGGGGTTTGTTGATTTGCAATTTAGAGAAAAGAGGGTCATTTTAAGTTCTATAATTAGTGTATAATGAAATGATTAGTGAATGTGAATAGATGATGTAATGAAGTCAAATACAGACAAAGATAGACTCCGTGCAAATGAACAAGGTACCTTACGTCGATCGTACCTCGGCGCGCTAACAGCCTTTGGTGTGAGTGGCGTGCTCACTAACTCTTCTTCAATGGAATCAAACGAAACGGCAAGTAGCCAGAGTCCTTGGCAGGGGATCAACTTGTCTGATTCGGGGACGACTGTCACCGAAAATCTCGCCCATCTCGATTTCGGATCATCGCTTGCAGCGACCGAGTTCGACGACAATAGTGTTCGGATTGACCTCGAGACAGGTACGTCGAATCCGAACATTGTCAACGTTCGAACCGATCTAGGAGTCGAACCGGAAGAGGATGATCTCTGGGGCGCGATCTACGACCACTACCAGTCGTTTAGCCCCAGCAATCGAAATCACATGTACGTGGTCCCATCGGGAACATGGTTCGTCGAAACGGACAATATCAACCTCGAAGCCCACGAATTCTTTGGTATCTCCGGAAATCAATCTGCAACACTCCGAATCAACGACCAAGATGTCGATCGTATGATGACCGTCGGGACGATCGGCAACTCGCGCCCGCACGCACAACGAACTGTAATGCGGGACCTTGAGATTGACATCCGTGGCGACTATGACACTGGAATCGGTCGATGGTACACTTACAAATTCGGCCTCATGGAGCGGATCACAATGCTCGGTTCACGAAATAGGCTCCATCCAGAGTACGGTGGTGACCGTCACACGATCATGGTGAACGGCGTTAAATCAACGACGACGAACCTCATCAGGGCGTGCCATCTCAACAATTGGGATGTACAATACGACGCTCCTCAGGTCGGTCACGCGATTGCGTACAGCTCGGAACCGAGCCATCTAGGGTTGAACATATGGGAAGGGTGTCAAGTGACCGGCTACACGGACAATGGGTTCTACATGTCGACCAGCAATGGACGGAACCTCATTGCAGGCTGTACGGCAGTCAACTGTGCCGGCGCAGGCATTCGTATCGGTGCAAACGACATGGTCCGCAACTGTAAAATCATCATGCGGGAAGAACCTGCACATTCGTGGAGTGGGCTGTGGCTTGAGAACGGCGGTGGACAGGTAGTTGAGAAACTCTACATTCGAAACCAGATCGAGAAATCAACCGAGATCATCCGCTGTACACAAAACGGCAGCGCGCGACTCACAGACGTTCATATTACCGACCGTGGTTCCGGTGGTCGAGTAATCCGGGTAAATGACGATAACGATAGCAGAACTTCCTTCGATTCGTGTACCATAGACGATCAATCGAGTCCGACAAATGACGATTACGGAGTGTACGTACAGTCATCGAACGTTCAATTCCGCGATTGTGAGTTCGATTTCACATCACGATCGGATAGCCAACGCCATGGAATATTTGTAAATGGTCGAGGTGACAACGTTAATCGACTCGTCATCGACAACTGTGACATCGACGCGGATGGCGCAAGTTTGCGATTCGCCGACAGCGGAGAAAAACACAAGATTCAAAATTCGGTCTTTGAGGCGCTCGTGATGAGCGACAATGGAGCAGCGCTCACAGACGTACTGTGGCTTGGGAATCATCACGAAGGGAGGACGGTCTTCCACGGAGAGCGATCGAACTGGAAGGGAGACTTCAACTGGGGATTCGAATTGTAGTCCTCCGCAACTCTCCTGCAGATAGCAGCCTCATTGCGCTGGGAAAAATTTACATCGCGCACGGTGTTGGGCAGATGATGAAATCGTAGGGCGTGGGAACAATGACGCTCGTCTAAAGTTCGCCTCTAGTAACGTCCACTGACACCTCCATTTCGATGGCTGTTTTGGCTGACCGGTCGAGCATTTCACTGGCAAACACCGCAAAATCATTCCAACTATCAAGGAGTGGCAAACTGCACGAGTTTATTCTCACTCACGAACGTCGTCAATCGAATCGGAGACGTCACAGGTCGCCTGTACTATCGAATCGATTGATCAGAAGATCGACTCCTCGACTGGCGAGGTCGCTGATGAGAACCCCGACTTCATCCAGTCGGGCGCCGCCGCAGTCGTCACCATCCGACCGCAGAAACCACTCAGCATCGAGCCGTCCAGCGAAATCTCTGAACTCGGGAGCTTCGCCATCCGCGACATGGGCCAGACCATCGCAGCCGGCAAGGTCCTTGAGGTCCACGAGCGGACCTGACGACAGCGTCGAAAAACGCGCTTGTCGTCCCCGCCGCCGCGCTCGAGGCACGAGAGGGCGTCGTGTGCCTTTTTAATGAGTCGCTCTTCGGTAGATTAGCGGAATACATTGACGGCGACGCAATCGATGAAACCGTGGATCGGTGCACCAGTCAGGTTTAGTGACCGGAGAAAACCGTAGGTGCGAGCGGACTGCTCCAAGCCTGAGGGTGTCATACAATAGTTCTCAACACCCATTATTCACGAGACCAGTCATGAATAAAGCAGACAATTGGCAAAATTACCAGATTACACGTAAAACGAGAACGCTATAACCTCCGGGTAGCGGGTGTGAGACGAATTCTATGACACGTTCACTGATTTTGTATAGTGTATCCCATACAACACACTACTATTGGGTGCTCTATTGAATAGCGATCTAATCAGCCGATATCACTAGCTTAGAAGGATGAAGCCGAGGAATTCGATTCTGTCCTATGGAAATCGATCTCCTCGACTTCATTGAGCAGTGTCGTGACCTAGCCAAACAAGCGTTGGGGAAGCACGCGGGCGAGCCCGCCAGCGGCGGGTTCGCCCGCTGGGTCCATGTCGTCCTACACTGTTTTCGGCTCGAAAAAAGCCACAGCTACCGTGAAACGCCGAATCGGTTGAAGTATATGACCGAGATTCGTGACGTACTTGGTCTCGATCAAGAGAATCTCCCCGACTACAGCACGATCTACAAGTCGTTCGACCGGCTGAAATTGTGGGTGTGGCGGGCGTTGCTGTGCGTTTCAGCGCAGCAACACCCGCAGTCTGGCCACGCTGCTCTCGACAGCACGTTCTTTGACCGCGCCGTTCTTCGTCGTACTTCCGCCAGCGGTCAGGAAATACCGTGCAGACGCTGAAAGTGACGACATTAACTGAGATAGAGTCGCTCGCTGTTCTTGACGTCCATATCACAGCACGGTGGAAGCACGATACAAAGACCGGACCGCAGGCCGTCCGCCGAAACGCGGACGACCTGCAATCCGTAGTTGCCGACAACGGGTTCCAAGACTGGCACACTGAGTACGAAATCTCCGCACTTGATGTTGAGTACCTTGTTCACTACCGCGGCTCATCACCGAATGCAGTCGTGAACAACGCGCTCATCCGGGCAAAAGGTTACTCTCAGCGCTGGATGGCCGAAACCTCGTACTCAACAACGAAGCGCTCGCTCGGCTGGTATCGCCAGTTCCGTGAAATTGTCCTGATGTTCGCCCTCATCAACATAGAATCGCTGTGTGAGCCTCTGTGACCGTGGTTCAGCAACTATTCAACAGAGCAAAGGGTTCAATCCAGTAGTGCCGTTTTGACTTAAATACCAATATGACAATGTGTGAAGCTGAGCTACCTCTCCAGTCGTCCCTGAACAACGTTCGTCCGAACACGGAACCTAAATATGTTTTCCTCGGTGATATACACCCATGACACGTGAACCTAGACCGGACGATATCGACTGGGAATTCAAGGATCGCGATATTAAGATACTTCGAGAGCTGGCATCCGACCCTCAAATCTCGAGTCGCGAACTCGCGGATCTGCTCGAAGAAAAATACGATATTGACATCTCAAATGTTACGGTAAGCGAGACAATTCGAAAGATGCGAGAGTCCAGGATATTTCATGAGGCAATCCTCCCAAATGAAGAGTTTTACAACTTTGCTCTATTCGAATTTAAATTCTTCCCGTGGGGATTCAGTGATAATTGGAAGGAAGCGATGGAGCACATCATGAACGATGAGCACACTATGATGTATTTTATCTCTAACGGAGAATACCAGTGGAAAACTATTATGATGTTCCGAACACGTGAAGCGGAATCGAAGTGGATTCACGACTTCTACAGGGATTACGGCGACGTCGTCCTGAACGTTCGTAACTCTGTCGCACACAACATGCTGAAATTCAGAACCGA
Above is a genomic segment from Natronorubrum aibiense containing:
- a CDS encoding diaminobutyrate--2-oxoglutarate transaminase, with translation MTYLEQGNSAILSQQAGRESNARTYPRHLSLAIREAQGITVTDMDGNEYYDCLAGAGTLALGHNHPRVVEAMERTLETGRPLHTLDISTPAKERFVDSLFESLPDEFSERAKVQFCSPAGTDAVEAALKLVKTATGNRSILGFQGAYHGMTSGALSLMGDTGAKEPISGLMNEVHHLPFPYDYRCPFGVGGKDGHRIGSDYVENLLDDGEGGITDPAGMILEPVQGEGGAIPAPDAWLREIRRITRERDIPLILDEIQAGLGRTGEIYAFEHAGIMPDVITLSKAIGGGLPLAVVVYDEELDVWEPGAHAGTFRGNQLAMAAGEATIDYVLENDLDDHAADMGARLRDHLETMAERFSAVGDVRGRGLMLGVEFVDPDADWQGAGPHAPDSDFAAAVQAECFDRGLIIELGGRESATARFLPPLVVSKTQIDEIATIFKEAVAAAADVEAEPAGVTV
- a CDS encoding CopG family ribbon-helix-helix protein codes for the protein MRTSLNVSEDILDEFDETWQAEGLDSRSRAVREAMQEYIEGHSQLEEVSGEVVAVLAFDYQHHEVIHDLHSAQHQFQDVIETMSHTHQDDWCLETVFCHGDAARVRELVYRLRDFDRVGRVKTMLLRDTAPDDSE
- a CDS encoding right-handed parallel beta-helix repeat-containing protein; its protein translation is MKSNTDKDRLRANEQGTLRRSYLGALTAFGVSGVLTNSSSMESNETASSQSPWQGINLSDSGTTVTENLAHLDFGSSLAATEFDDNSVRIDLETGTSNPNIVNVRTDLGVEPEEDDLWGAIYDHYQSFSPSNRNHMYVVPSGTWFVETDNINLEAHEFFGISGNQSATLRINDQDVDRMMTVGTIGNSRPHAQRTVMRDLEIDIRGDYDTGIGRWYTYKFGLMERITMLGSRNRLHPEYGGDRHTIMVNGVKSTTTNLIRACHLNNWDVQYDAPQVGHAIAYSSEPSHLGLNIWEGCQVTGYTDNGFYMSTSNGRNLIAGCTAVNCAGAGIRIGANDMVRNCKIIMREEPAHSWSGLWLENGGGQVVEKLYIRNQIEKSTEIIRCTQNGSARLTDVHITDRGSGGRVIRVNDDNDSRTSFDSCTIDDQSSPTNDDYGVYVQSSNVQFRDCEFDFTSRSDSQRHGIFVNGRGDNVNRLVIDNCDIDADGASLRFADSGEKHKIQNSVFEALVMSDNGAALTDVLWLGNHHEGRTVFHGERSNWKGDFNWGFEL
- a CDS encoding winged helix-turn-helix domain-containing protein, which translates into the protein MTREPRPDDIDWEFKDRDIKILRELASDPQISSRELADLLEEKYDIDISNVTVSETIRKMRESRIFHEAILPNEEFYNFALFEFKFFPWGFSDNWKEAMEHIMNDEHTMMYFISNGEYQWKTIMMFRTREAESKWIHDFYRDYGDVVLNVRNSVAHNMLKFRTDPKIFELLDES